One Aliiroseovarius sediminilitoris DNA window includes the following coding sequences:
- a CDS encoding carbonic anhydrase produces the protein MERAQPLPNYLAQRYHGWKATGYADNQSWYRQLAEQGQHPRAMVISCCDSRVHVTAIFGADQGEFFIHRNIANLVPPYAPDGDYHGTSAAIEYAVTALKVAHLIVLGHSSCGGVHGFHEMCHGRAPELSEKTSFVGRWIDILKPGYERLGGNDAEIDSATLEKEAVLVSMENLLTFPFVQDAVADGKLTLHGLWNDIGEGGLEYYDAKSKTFRPV, from the coding sequence ATGGAACGCGCGCAACCGCTGCCCAACTATCTTGCTCAACGTTACCATGGCTGGAAGGCCACGGGGTATGCCGATAACCAATCCTGGTATCGACAACTTGCTGAACAGGGACAGCATCCGCGCGCCATGGTCATATCCTGCTGTGATTCTCGCGTTCACGTCACGGCGATTTTCGGCGCGGATCAGGGCGAGTTCTTCATTCACCGCAACATCGCAAACCTTGTTCCGCCATACGCGCCGGACGGTGATTACCACGGCACATCGGCGGCGATCGAATATGCCGTGACCGCCTTGAAGGTCGCCCATCTGATCGTGCTGGGTCATTCCAGCTGTGGCGGCGTGCATGGGTTTCACGAAATGTGCCATGGCCGCGCACCGGAACTGTCCGAAAAAACGTCCTTTGTAGGGCGTTGGATCGACATTCTAAAACCGGGGTATGAGCGTCTTGGCGGCAACGACGCCGAGATCGACAGCGCAACGCTTGAAAAAGAAGCCGTGCTTGTGTCGATGGAAAATCTGCTGACCTTTCCGTTTGTTCAGGACGCTGTGGCAGACGGCAAGCTGACGCTACATGGGTTGTGGAACGACATCGGCGAAGGCGGGTTGGAATATTACGACGCCAAGAGCAAGACGTTCCGTCCTGTCTGA
- a CDS encoding leucyl aminopeptidase family protein, which produces MTLTFAPETPDAIPLIAIEKGDETVLSALPEPARVWARANGFQGTLGEVLVVPDEDGVPALALVGNGDEAARSRNRFGMAAARAKLPKGTYRLQHALDPTALEEAALGWLLEGYRFDRYADQKRPEAMIVAPDGIDAKRLEVIAAGESLTRDLINTPTEDLGPDQLEQAITTLAKDHGAKVTITTGDALLRDNLPMIHAVGRAADRAPRLIDLRWGDTGPKLTLVGKGVCFDTGGLNLKPGASMGLMKKDMGGAATVLGLAHMIMALGLKLQLRVLIPAVENAVAGNAFRPGDILTSRKGLTVEVNNTDAEGRLVLADALALADEEKPELIVSMATLTGAARVAVGPDLSPFYATQPADADALRKGATAAADPVWEMPLWKPYETMIEPGIADLDNAPKGGFAGSITAALFLNRFVTDTLRYMHFDIYGWNPNAAPARPKGGVGMGARALLAALPDMLDL; this is translated from the coding sequence ATGACCCTGACATTTGCCCCTGAGACTCCGGACGCCATTCCCCTGATTGCGATCGAAAAAGGTGATGAAACCGTTCTGAGCGCCCTGCCGGAACCCGCACGCGTCTGGGCACGCGCAAATGGCTTTCAGGGAACGTTGGGTGAAGTTTTGGTGGTGCCGGACGAAGACGGCGTGCCTGCGCTGGCCTTGGTCGGCAATGGTGACGAGGCGGCCCGTTCACGCAACCGCTTTGGTATGGCTGCGGCACGCGCCAAGCTGCCCAAAGGCACCTATCGCCTACAACACGCGTTGGACCCGACCGCGCTGGAAGAAGCCGCGCTTGGCTGGCTTTTGGAAGGGTATCGGTTCGACCGATACGCCGACCAGAAACGGCCCGAAGCGATGATCGTCGCACCCGACGGAATTGATGCAAAGCGGCTTGAGGTGATCGCGGCGGGTGAATCGCTGACCCGCGATCTGATCAACACGCCGACTGAAGATTTGGGGCCGGACCAACTGGAGCAGGCGATCACCACATTGGCGAAGGATCATGGCGCCAAGGTCACTATCACCACAGGCGATGCGCTGCTCAGGGACAACTTGCCAATGATCCATGCCGTGGGCCGTGCCGCGGACCGTGCGCCCCGGCTGATCGATCTGCGCTGGGGGGATACAGGCCCGAAGCTGACACTGGTTGGCAAAGGCGTTTGTTTTGATACCGGGGGGCTGAACCTGAAACCCGGTGCGTCCATGGGCTTGATGAAAAAGGACATGGGCGGGGCGGCCACCGTGCTGGGTCTGGCGCATATGATCATGGCGCTTGGGCTGAAACTACAGCTTCGGGTCCTGATCCCGGCTGTGGAAAACGCGGTCGCGGGCAATGCGTTTCGCCCCGGCGACATCCTGACCTCGCGCAAGGGTCTGACGGTCGAAGTGAACAACACCGATGCCGAAGGGCGTCTGGTCCTGGCCGATGCGCTGGCCTTGGCGGATGAAGAAAAGCCCGAGCTGATTGTATCGATGGCGACGTTGACCGGGGCCGCGCGGGTCGCGGTCGGCCCGGACCTGTCGCCCTTCTATGCGACCCAGCCAGCCGATGCCGATGCGCTGCGCAAGGGGGCCACTGCGGCCGCGGACCCGGTATGGGAAATGCCCCTGTGGAAGCCCTATGAAACGATGATTGAACCCGGCATCGCCGATCTGGACAACGCGCCCAAGGGTGGCTTTGCCGGCTCGATCACCGCGGCGCTGTTTCTGAACCGATTTGTCACGGACACTTTGCGGTATATGCATTTCGACATCTATGGCTGGAACCCCAACGCCGCCCCTGCCCGCCCGAAGGGCGGGGTCGGAATGGGCGCACGAGCACTGCTGGCGGCCCTTCCTGACATGTTGGATCTGTGA
- a CDS encoding C40 family peptidase, whose amino-acid sequence MDARLTPANARVAHESLRDQVDAPEYTQGTWHRIAGGVVDILKAPNGSRNRQALFGERVLQLEDHDGFAFMQAEKDGYVGYIASACLTDDVRATHWVCTLGSHLYPAPDMKQHEVDALSFGAQVTIVATANRFSETDTGLFVPTAHLCPVGTPHGDTVTNAELFLGTPYLWGGNSRAGIDCSGLVQAALLAAGYECPGDSDMQETLGTAIAEDAPLERGDLLFWKGHVAVVVDQMRMIHANAYHMAVAYEDIAAGVARIEAQGDGPVTARRRL is encoded by the coding sequence ATGGATGCCCGCCTGACCCCCGCCAACGCGCGCGTCGCGCATGAAAGCCTGCGCGACCAAGTCGATGCACCTGAATATACGCAAGGCACATGGCACCGTATCGCGGGTGGTGTGGTGGATATACTGAAAGCCCCGAACGGCTCGCGCAACCGTCAGGCGCTGTTTGGCGAACGCGTGTTGCAGTTGGAGGACCACGATGGCTTTGCCTTCATGCAGGCCGAAAAGGACGGATATGTCGGCTATATCGCCTCGGCTTGCCTGACTGACGACGTGCGGGCAACTCATTGGGTCTGCACGCTTGGCTCGCATCTCTACCCTGCCCCTGACATGAAACAACACGAAGTGGATGCGCTGTCATTTGGTGCACAAGTAACCATCGTCGCCACTGCCAATCGGTTTTCGGAGACCGATACCGGGCTTTTCGTGCCGACAGCGCATCTTTGCCCGGTTGGGACGCCGCATGGCGATACTGTCACCAATGCCGAGCTGTTTCTGGGCACGCCCTACCTGTGGGGCGGCAACTCGCGCGCGGGCATCGATTGTTCGGGTCTGGTGCAAGCCGCGCTTCTGGCAGCGGGCTATGAGTGCCCCGGTGACAGCGACATGCAGGAAACGCTGGGCACCGCGATTGCCGAGGACGCACCGCTTGAACGCGGTGATCTGTTGTTCTGGAAGGGTCATGTTGCAGTGGTGGTCGATCAAATGCGCATGATCCATGCCAACGCATATCATATGGCCGTTGCCTATGAAGACATCGCCGCCGGGGTCGCCCGCATCGAAGCGCAAGGCGACGGGCCGGTCACGGCGCGTCGGCGGCTCTGA
- a CDS encoding DUF2794 domain-containing protein produces MNMQNLTPFPGQGQPDDQVVFHRRELGTIMGLYGRMVAAGEWRDYGMSFLREVAIFSVFRRTAETPLYRIEKRPKLRNRQGQYAVIGMDGRILKRGSDLQAVLRVLERKLIRAVE; encoded by the coding sequence ATGAACATGCAAAACTTGACGCCCTTCCCCGGGCAGGGCCAACCGGACGACCAAGTTGTCTTTCATCGTAGGGAACTTGGCACCATTATGGGCCTTTATGGACGCATGGTCGCCGCTGGCGAATGGCGTGACTATGGGATGAGCTTTCTGCGCGAGGTCGCGATTTTCTCGGTCTTTCGGCGCACTGCGGAAACGCCTCTTTACCGGATCGAAAAACGCCCCAAGCTGCGGAATCGACAGGGGCAGTATGCGGTGATCGGTATGGACGGGCGCATCCTGAAACGTGGCAGCGATTTGCAGGCTGTGCTCAGGGTGCTGGAACGAAAGCTGATCCGTGCCGTTGAATAA
- the paaI gene encoding hydroxyphenylacetyl-CoA thioesterase PaaI: MTPQDRAERAAKAMWDDDPASQGLGMSLDRIGPGHAVISMKVRGNMVNGHGICHGGFIFTLADSAFAFACNSYNHCVVAQHNSITYLMPGKLGELLTATASETSRTGRSGIYDVTVTGEDGRNVALFRGHSRQISGTHFDEDA, from the coding sequence ATGACGCCACAAGACCGTGCAGAACGCGCCGCCAAGGCGATGTGGGACGACGATCCCGCCTCGCAAGGCTTGGGCATGTCATTGGACCGGATCGGCCCTGGACATGCTGTTATCTCGATGAAAGTTCGCGGCAATATGGTGAATGGGCACGGGATATGTCACGGCGGGTTCATATTCACCTTGGCCGACAGCGCCTTCGCCTTTGCCTGCAACAGCTACAACCACTGTGTTGTCGCGCAACACAACTCGATCACCTACCTAATGCCCGGCAAACTGGGTGAATTGCTGACCGCAACGGCCAGCGAGACAAGCCGGACCGGGCGATCCGGGATCTATGACGTAACCGTCACCGGAGAAGACGGGCGCAATGTGGCCCTTTTTCGCGGCCATTCGCGCCAGATTTCCGGCACGCATTTCGACGAAGACGCCTGA